The Oryzias latipes chromosome 11, ASM223467v1 nucleotide sequence agaagattgtaattgtgctgctccttcgtgaaaataaatttaatattacaaaaagagctccgcttttgacaacactgttgttgacatctgctccgcaaacaagtgacgtcgttcaccgttgagtattcttctggcttctgcgcatgcgggtctcgtttgggtcgtgtcacggtcacactggagatcacaaaagttcggatttacttggaaatgtgaacggtctagcaaacaattcggattttttcaaaaaatccgaattgagcattaagccctgcagtgtgaacgtagcctttttGGCCATAGGCAGGGCTGACCCCCCAGGTCGCCATTGTATTAACTTTACGCCAAGGCGGAAGTAATTCTCCAAGACACTATTAGGTGCCAGACAGTAAGCTTTTTAACATATGGCCACTGCAGACACAAGGCCAGAGATGAGGgaccccccccatctccttacaCTCTCCTGTGAGGGAACACTTcggctttgttgtcagcatccatgaaggaaacagacaattggataagtcgaatgctgtgtgttgacattgttacaTAAAGAGAGCATATTTGCATTAACACATCTACTTTGTTGATgaacttaaaacggcatcaccaGACTGTAACAATCggttctacaaaaaaaaaaaaaagatctgctagttaaaatgtttattttccaggccagtgttaattatccaaagtttttggttcttGGCCGCTAatggtttttcttattttataaagcagatcacctacataggtcaattttatttatggtttgttaaaccaataaatgcattttgttagtaatttttttctgacttttctgAGTTTTATGTaccaaaaaatacagaaaatagacagataaaaactttaatctcccaagggagaaattcaggtgtccggcagcaaaaaacaaacaaacaatacataacaataaaatagcagttcatatcaggcagatttgttaaacagcagtaccGAACCGGAATGCACCAAACCGAGATTTTAGCgtattgttacacccctagtatCCAGTTTAAACTGTCACACTGGTTGAGGTTTTGGCTAAATGTGTCCTGGATCGGTTTTCAGTCTATGTATTGGcttgaatcggatcgttcaaattGAACCAAAATCAACTATGTCAATGTGTTgaagaaaatctttttcttacTTTCACTGAGAAGTGAAAGTGTGAAAGTAAGAAGTGAAAGTAAGGCAGACGAATTGAGGATAAAGACTGGACATGGCTGACGTAACCACTTACTTCCATCCCTTCTTGTatataataacaaaaacattccactttttaaattttttaaaatttatttatttattttaaaccctttatcgatttttttttttttttttttttttttttttttttttttttttttttttttttttaaagctttgtggAATACTTGATCTGTTCagctttttctaataaaaaacttGCCAACTAATGACGGTTTGAACGTTTGCCCAAGTTTGCTCACATGACCAAGGGCTACAGGAAGAAAAGGCCATTTAAGGCCAATCAATATTGAAACCCTGTTAAATTTTTCAGATGCCATAAAGGTTGTTTTGATCTTTCtataatttctgttttattttaaatttacgTTATTCCAGCGAAAGTGTACCTGGCCCTTTTCACCTATGTCTGTGATCGCTTGAAGCGAAATCAGCCAACTGTTGGTAAGATTTCCCTCTCACTTTCACAAGGGTTTTTGTGAGTTCGGAAGTCAAACaagaatcatttttttattcttctgtttTAGGAACATCTTTGGTGGTGACCTGCATCTGCTCACAGGTCGAGGCCGAACCGTTTTCACTGTGCTTTGCTTGTCAGGAGTCTTTCCTTCAGTCCCATCTAAGCATCCACTTTGAATCCAAAAGGCACCTCATCAACACACTGGTCAGTTGTGATCTAAATtatgtttatttgattattttttttgggtttaCTGGAATGTCTAAAAAGATGTTGGAGGTTCTTTTGCTGTTGCAGCTCAGTGCAAGCAGCAGGATTTCAATCTATACTATCATTTTACAaatttgcagttttcttttcttcaattaACATAAACTTAAACCACTCACTTACGAGCCAAATCCCCAGAAAAGTAACGTTTTGGGCATAAAATAATTTATCCTCTAACTACGTTCAATAGTACCTTTGCAAAATCAACCAGGTACTAAgagtaattattattataattttttttttttttttttgttgaaagtggTTGAGCTGTTCGCTACGacagttttagggccagtttgcaaacttatttttttaaattacggtttaaaaactttttcttttttaaattacgacttttacgtcgtaaatttacgagaaaaaacgTCATAACTGTTAAACTACGAGATCTTAAGttataaatttatgagaaaaaatctcataaatttcaGAGAGAAAAGGTCATTGACGAGGAAAAAAACTCCAACGTTGGAGTCGGAGCCTAGCTGGAAGACgaagatgtggagcattttggGGAGCTTTATTTCCGATTAGGTTTCAAagacaaagaaattctgaaccttttgacgactcaaaatcagatagTTGGTGTagccggggttcggtgtcgtcaaagcagtgtttttattttatttttattttttttatgtaaaataaggagctcagagacacgtttgggtgtagaggactggtgctttattttatttttcattcacatacccagaagtccatttgtctaATTTTGTCATGAAACTGTTATGCGCAGAACACCAATGTGTAAACAGTTACATACGCCCCTTTCTCCAGCTGAAAcatcccgtttcagcataaaacaacaaagatgaatgaaaatagtctctTCGCCTTAGAAGGttgaaaatgccagaaagtgctcctcctcacacagacgtagagatcttgtctttggtggaggaagaaaggattcaagtggacagctgcagttacaccgatgtcttcatcaaccggctgcagagatcctgcaaaccacccatcaatggataaaacattaataaatcgtaaatcaagcAAACGAGCTTCCAAACTTTTCTAACGTTATCAATAGACATTCAGCTAGCCTGTTCAATTAGGTTTAGTCTGTTTGCTCTGcagctgcgcggcgttcacctgctgctgctctgtatgctcacctCCACTTTAATCACCTAAATTCACGAGTTTTCTCTCTCTtgaatttacaagtttttctcgtaaatgtacTACTATAAAACTCgcgattttagttttttactttaattttttattttattcttttggtgGCCCTAACACTCAGTTGTAGTTCGCACGTCTGTTCCAGGGCCTTCAGGTTTTTCCGAAAACAGTTTAGAGTCTGGACCAATTAGTTAAAATGGGAATCATTTCAATTTTCTGCACGTCTACAGTACTTGCCAgatatttaaagttaaaatttaaatatgtgtgcaaacaaacaagtaaacaagaattaatagCAAATCCATTCCTATTTAGATTGatgaagttcagcccactgttgtttttccacataaaaataataaaaacagtacaataatagaacattctaccacactgtatggtcacatgtctctGCTAAATTTTAGGTTATAGTGAAACAAACTTACCATCACTCAATCCAAGGAGGTGGACTTTCCAATattgattaatttcattttgaaatcattttttaatggtCTGGTATGATTTGatttaacaacttgcctcaaaTCGATCTGGTTGGAGAAATCTTTTCATTGATTAATTACACTTGTCCTGTGTTGACTTTGCTTTGAACTTTAGCTGTACCTGAATCCTTGGCGGCTGCCTTTTGGCTGGCAGGACAGCCTGGACGAAAGCCCACTGAGGTTGATGGcaagagaggaggaaggagaaggcACAGATGTTATTTTGAAGGTAAACGCAAATTGATGTGTCAACTATGACTCTACAAATAAATACTCAACGTCTACGTTGTGAAAATATTCTcttttttgcaggtttttgaTCTGTCATATGAAATGTTTTGTAAGCTCATACCTACAGACTACAGACACGGTAGGATTGTCATTATTACCCTCTGCCATAAATTTGTTCAttaatgcattatttttttcttgaactgcaGTGATGAACAGACTTCAAGTGTATCACATGCCTTTAAAGTGTGAAGGTTagtccgtttttattttttgtgttttcatttatttgaactTCGATTTAACACATTTgtggggtttctttttgttattcttTATGATTTAGTTCCAAAAAAGCAAACCTTTAGCAAACTCCAACAAAATGAGAAGTTTCCTCTGCTTGGTGAGTTGTCCTTTTCTTTAAGTAGGTGCACCACTGATTCTCACTGAGCCATGCTGCTATGtgtcttcatggttttgttttcgCAGGCATGCAGTTTTTGGTAGTTTACAATGCCTTGTCCAGTGACTGGGAGTCTGTTCAAAAGAACCCTCTGTGTTTGCTCTGTAAAAGGAAACTGACGCAGAATGAATATCCAGTTCACGTGTTCAGCTGGGAACACGTGATGCTCTTTCTGGTCAGTATTTCAACCCCTTTTAAACCTGAACATAATAGCCACATTTAGTGaccattataaaaaaaagatctagtTTAGAAGGGGCTATACTGACACATTGTTCATAACATACATTCacatttacccttttttttcaaagattgtttttaatgtttgtgatttgacattttttaattggaaATAGTTATTCTACAAATTGATATACAGTTCTTGcagtatttcatgttttttctgtttcaaatgtGTATGAAATCGAAAAATAACCTTTTGGTATTAAACCAATAGGTATTACTGAATGCTTAGGGATAAAAAAATATGAGGTTATAGAAAGAATAATAATTTTGTATGCTACTTGAAGGTATATTTAATTAtgcttttaaatgatttttagaATGCCTTTCACCCCGGCTCACTGAACTCCAGTACTGTTGATGCAGAAACATTGTTGGATTTGGCGAAACAGGCAGGCTCTGTTCACCACCTATCCTGTGTCCAGGTGTTACATTCCACACAATGAGAATCCACATTATCACAATGCACACATTCGTCACAATCCTCATCATTGTTGCATCTTTTGGCTGTTTATGTAACTTTACATCAATAtttactactttaaaaaaaaatctttttttttttaaggaaatttgTCTGGATAGGCCCATCATTGAGCCGTGTTCCTATCAAAAAGGTGAGtcgtttgtgcatttttttttttttttttaccaaaactgTTGTCACGAAAACTTATTGGCTGTATCATTTCAGCGACTCAGATCTTGGCCTCTGCaaagaggaaggaaggaaaaggAAGTCTTGAACCACTGATCAGTGCAAGGATGAAGCTGGGTAAGGTTATTTTGGATAACAATCTACGGTCCTACTGCAAGTCATTAACCTAAGGGGCTCAAGTGCTGATGCCAGAAGGAGTTAGCTGTGCATGAGTGCCATTAAATTATTAATATAAAGTCTTCAATGTTTTCCACATGTGCagcaaaacatttgacatactTTTGTTCTGCAGTCAAATAGTCACCGGGATGTATTGCATTGCATTAAAATGACACTTAATATCAACTCCCCTTagtgaaacattttaatttatgaaGTACGGGTGTAAACTGTTTTCTTGTGCATGTTGTACATCAAAAAACTGACTGTCTTCAGACCAACTGTTTTATAACTGAAAGCCAACTGCATGGCAACCAGCTGTTTAGtaattcatctttttattttagttccCAGGAATACTCAAAAAGTCTTTGACCAGAGCACTGTGAGAAACGACAAGGACACTGTCGAGCCTGGAGCGGTCCAGATTAAGAAGGAGAAAGTTGAAGGCAACAAAGAACAACTGGAAACAGATCCACAGATGTCCATCAAAATGTGCCCAAAGACGGAGAAAGCAGACAACCAGACGGTGAAGGTGAAAACAGAAGTACCTTCCACTGACGAGCCGAGTAAAGAGGGTGGAGAAAGCCACAAGAGTTCAGACGGAAATGACGGAGGCCAGATCAAAACAGAAGAGAGCCAAAGGAACAAACGGCTGAGCAAtactgaagagaaaaaaagaaaaagtcagttTTCAGGCCCATCTCAAGGAGAAAACCGTCATGAAGATTTGCGAGGAGAAACAAGCTCTAAAAGACCAAGACTCACCACAAACATTGATGGCGAAGTGTCCACAGTTATGCCTGAATGTGAActcaaaaaggagaaaaccatAGATGgtgatttaaataaaggtttgtcttttactttatttttagaaGATTTTACACAAAATTAGTCATCGGAACAACACTAGAGTAACATTTGTCAAGGTGAAAcgttttttcctgaacactttTCAGTGTCAAGCAAACTTGTAGAGTGCCGTTGTGGTACACACAAACCCATCTACCTCTGTGGGCGCTGCCAGCTCAGGGTTTCAGAAAGGGACATCTTCAACCACATGAATGGATTTGACCACCAGGAGATGGTCCAGGAGGTGAGTGAAAAACCAGAGAACGTTTTCCATAGATAAACTCATTTGATGTTTGCTTCCCTGATTGTTacttattgtttgtttgttattaaGCCTGTACACGGTTGCTACAACAACCGAATTTTCCAAGCtgagatcaataaagtatctttatcctATCTCAATactaaaaaaatactgaaatactGAGAACAATTAGAAAATTACCATTACAAATTCAACACTGTACACTTGGTAGTTAGCTTGACAGTACTAGAATCCAAACCCCTTAAAGAATCTGAAAGTATTCAGCTCAAGACAAGAATGCTGTCACGGTAAAAAAAACGGTTTATCTTCTGATTTCAGGTTTTTTATACGGATGAAAAAATTTTTGGTGACCTCTCAAAACAAAGCTTCCAGTCAGGTAAAGACAGATCTTGAACTCTTCCataatttagtgttttttacatttggctaaagatgtttcGGGCTTCGTTCTTCGCCTCCTCAGCATTGGAGACGCTGCTCGGCCTTGGTTTGGACTATAGTAACCCACCCATAACTTCAGATCCACTCTGTATTGAAGGCTCACCTTATCCTCAGACCTCGACACAAAACAATGTAAGTCAGTATTTACATCTTATGGAAAAGGATTTGGGTTTATAGTTGGCTGAACTACAGATGTTTACTTCAGAATTTCACTGCTGGCAAAGTTGATAGATATTCATAAGTATTgtggtttttttctctccccccTTCTGAGAAATTAATcttctcaaaataaaatgtctattttgttttaaaggttGTTATAGAAATTGACAGTGCAGAAGACTGTGATGAAGCCACAGTCTCTATGGGGACACAAACCATCTCCAGAACTAATGAAGCCCAAATGGAATGTGGTGAAGATGCATCAGATCTAAACACACACTCAAGTGCAAGCACAGTTTCTGTGTTTACAAGAAGTAACAGCCCGATCAATGGTTCTCAAACCACAACCACTGAACCTGACAGGGCTTCATCTAAACCGAAAATGACTCCAACCAAATTACCACCAGCTTCTTCTGCAGCAGCCATCTCCAAAACTTCTTCCAAATTTGCGACTGCAACTAGCCCCCTGGAAAGAAGTGCGTCTGCCTCCAAGGGAGGAGCATTTCCATTAAAAGTTGCACATTCTCCTCATGCAGATTCCTCAGGGAGGGAAGTAACATGCAAAAAAAGCTCTCCTTCCAACACTGCAGTCAAACAATCAGTTATGGATCAAAACAAGGTGTCCTCTAAAATACCAGCCACGTCAGAAAAGCACAGGAAACCGGACCCTTGTGTTAGAACTGCACACAGGACAAAATCTGTTGAGGAAAATGCAGACAGTGTACCAAATGCTGATGAGAGGAGCCACCCAAACTCAGGGTTGTCTGCCAGATCTAGACATAAGAACCTTCACAAAGAGCCATTGACTTTATCTCCAAGTAAGACCAGTGCAAGTGGGAACCAAGTAAAAGTTGGTGAGTATATTTGgagttcctttaaaaaaaaacaaaaaaacttttgttttaaatcgaataccttgattttttttcttttttttttctcttctctcaTTCAATTTAACTTTGTCCTTCATTTCTAGGCACAAATCACCTGATTGTTGTGTCATGGGACGGAAAGCAGCAGGTCTACTGTATGCTTTGTTCGGTAAAACTGAACTTGTCTGGTTCTCACCATTTGGTCAGCATTAACCACCAGTATAACTATGTGGTAAGTTATTGCACAGTCTTGTGGCAGTGTGTTAAGATGAAAAGCAGTAATGTGCTGTTTTATGATGTGCgctttttttctagaaaagaaAGTACCCTGAATGGACGGCAAAGCATTCAGAGTTGGAGAGTAAGTTGAACCATACAGTGGCTCTCTTGGCAAAAATCGAGAGGGACTTGCCCCACTCTCGGAGTGTTCAGGTAAGCTGCACTATggtcaattttaaataaagaaaatctcattaattgtattttatgtaGTGTCTTCATTTAAAGGTGAACAATCTATTATGTAAAATTATCAACATCATTATTTGTTACAAAACTTGAAActataaaaaccttttaaattgACTGTTGAAACGTTGCGATGGTACTCAGTAATGTCAGGGTGGAGCTAGTATGAGTTGCTAAAATTGACCTTAATTTGTAGGTTTacctatatttttatttatccttttaGAAGCTGAAAGTGACAGAGGAAGTATACCAAGATTTAGGTTGTCTTCCAGATAACAAAGGTAAATGGATTCTATTAAATCTTACTGAAAACTCAAAACATGTTTCAGTACAGAACCTCCTAATGAGTTGGCAACATCGGGATTGAATTGCGTCACCTAGATTGGTGTCATTGGGTCTGTGTTGGGGCTGGCAGGTGAGTACCCAATGACCAGGGCTCTTTAACAGACTTTTTGTCAATAATGAGCACTATGTTCAAACACTAGGGTGTTCTTCAGCCCCACGATCCTTGGCAGGAGGTAGACCTTGTTATCATTTGATCTCTGCTTCAGCAGTGTGTCTCAGACAGTTGAGTAAAGAGTGGCAGAGGTACAACACTAgctcagtgttttttaaccttttttgagccacggcacactttaaccttgacaaaaatcccgcggcacaccagcatccaaaaaaataaaaaggagaaactcatagtcttttttgatctacagcccctctccAATCTCTCAtgcatttttgtaataattgtggcagaaaaagctggaagttgcagctgtgttttttaaaagatgtaataaaagttaagttaaaagatctaaaaactgtttgtgtgttcgttgttgcttcaagacgttaagaggagagactcattgtgcgccgaGACCCTggcactttaacccaatgcatcatgggagatttAGTGcaaaaacggccgaagatcgcttctctgagcttcattgttttgttcacttgttccacggtctgataccgtattctgtggaaagctgcaccgctaaagacgagctttagctggtgtttttgttggaactgagagaatttatttgcagaatccgaacaaggaagtgaagactttaaccacttctgattggtcagactgatgacatgtgattaagccttcaagaatgattggcggagacagttaaaggggcgggacttttcagaaaacggcttagttgcagctaaatcgcggtactatcattcttatcaaaatgtctttaatagaatcgaataaacgcaaagaaaaagtattttacgatctttcatattcctaacttctcagtgttttatcagggcctgtttggatgaacaaagagctgatatcctggagatggtaaatgtttttagatcagttaatgagggcaatttctcacggcacacctgaccatctcccacggctcACTAgcgtgccgcggcacactggttggaaaaacactgcactagctGGTGGTGAGGTGGATTCACTGGTGGGGCAGCAGGGCTGAAAATACTTGGCAAATGTACTGTGAggaggctgcacggtggcgcagtggttagcgctcttgcctcacagcaagaaggcctccgattcaagtcccggctgggggatgtGAAAAACTACATTGAcgggggacttttctgtgtggagtttgcatgttctccccgtgtatgcgtgggttctctccgggatctccggcttcctcccaccgtccaaaaacatgcttcataggttaattggcaactctaaattgtccctaggtgtgagagtgaatgggtgtgtgattgcggacattctaccctgcgacagactggcgacctgtccagggtgtcccctgccttcgcccacaagtggccgggataggctccggcagccctgtgaccccgaaagggaaaaacggtcaagaaaatgaatgaatgaatgaatgtactGTGAGGATTTGTTGGGAGTTTCTGAGGGCTCCACCTTTTgctctttaactcccacatctgCCAACTGAGGGAAGCTGGGGACATTGAGTCTTCTCTGTTGCCGTAAGGTCTCTACTGCCTGCTGTGGTGGCAACCGTGAATCAGGTGGTAGAAACTGGAAATGACGGATGCCTTGAAGCTGATAGAGTCGTACCCAGCCTTATTTGGCTTACGGGGCTCTAGATTCAAGCAAGCTGCAGCCCTGACAGGGACAAACCTAATTTTTGGAAGGAGTTTAGCGAGGCCATGACTCCTGATATCGACTCTCAGCTCTTGATCGCCCTTGAAGAAGCTCTTCAGCATGGTGCTGAGGGTGGATGAAGTCTGCCCAGAGTACCTCAAGTTTCTGGATGCTGTGGGGTTGTCTTGGCTAACCTGTCTCTGCAAAAACACGTTGCTACCAGGGACCTTACCACTGGATTGGTAGACTAGGGTGGtggttcctcttttttttaaaaagagggaGTAGAACCACCCTAGGGAAGTAATGCTTTGCCTTTTTAGAATGAATGGAAGGTCTTGTTAATGGTGGCCTGGTCAAAAGAGTTCTCGCCAGGCGCTGGCTCTTTGGCCAGGTGTAGGAACTGTTTTCTTTCCAGTTGAGTTGCTAAGGGTATAAACGGACTAGTTTGACTGAATCTGGTCTTGAGCTAAATGAAACCCATTCCCTGTAAAGGGCTTATGGTGGGTCAAACACATTTCAACTTATTTGAAGTCCATTGAATCTAGAATGTGAAGAAGTAGTTTACATGTTTGGTGAAGTCGAGCCCTTGCTGCTTGTATCTTGGAATTGtaggaattttaaaaagttgccAACGAAGAGTTCCTCAAGGTCTCTTGTCATAAATTCCTCAAAGATGCAGACATCTTTTTGTGAATGAAGATGACTTCTTTGAAGTTCTCTGTTGGGTGTAGGTAATTAAATCCTTTTAAACCTAcaatacatgttaaaaaatcGGAGAGATAAGAATAAACGGATTTCTATACCAACGTTACCTCTTTGTTATTTATTACAGTCAAGTAATAATTCCATTCACCAAATCGATCAGAGCAATACAGAATTCTGGGTCCCGCTGACACCTCACAGTAGTACACAACAACATGTCAAAATGAATCTGCGATGAGCATAAGCGTTTAGGTAAAATCCACATCTAAGTTTAAGATAATGtaaaagtaatataaaaattCTTCATGGGGAAAGAACAGATGTGGGAATGCGTATTCCATAGGTCTTGCTTTGGGGTTGACCTAAAGGTGAGGGTTTCAACTCCAGCCAGAAATGCAAACACTGTCAGTTTTAGAGAAAGTGACGGAAAATGGACAAACGATGTCCAGATACAAGCAGCCGAAATGTTTCTTCTGAAAGGGTAGCTGCGCAAACTCTGTCCCCTAGAGAGACCTCTGAGGagagccgctgctcctccacttTCAGGCCAGATGAGGTGGTTCGGGCATCTGTTTCAGATGCCCCCCTGGCACCTCCTTGTGGAGGTGTTCAAGGTATGTCCCATTGGGCAGAGAGCCGGATAAAGGCCCAAGATGCCACAGACTACGTCTCTCAACTGGCCCGTGATTGCCTCGTgattcccccagaggagctggaggaagtggacAGGGTGAAAAGAGTCTGAGCATCTTTAATACCCCAAACTGCCCCAGCAACCCGGCCCCAGATGAGCGGGAAAAATCAGATGGCTGAATGGCAGTACTATTACAATAGGTTTGATGTTTTCTGTAATTTTATTATAACTATTTgatatatttgtttgttttcatctgtttttttacatatagCTGTAGAGAAGGTGAAGGCTATGGTGAGGAAAAAAGACCCTGCAGACGCCGCGTCCTCTTCAGTCTGCAACGCAGACGAAGTTTCAGATCCCTGTGAAGTTTCAAGCTCAGACGATGGTACGTCCAGTGGTTTCCTTCGCTCTCTAAAGCAATGACCTCACTATGATAAAAGTCATCCAAAAacaaagttgctttttttaCAGTGCAAGCTCCACAGAGCGAGACAACAGGAGCTTCTGATCATGACGCCCCAGATCTTAACAGTGGAAGTCTGCATCAGTTAGAAGACGACCAGATAGCAGGTTAGAGCTCAAATTGccaataatttacaaataaacggagataaaaaaaaattgttttgattttctttatttaaggaAAAACTGTTGATAGAGAAATCGAGTTCCAGGCAGGTATATTCAGCAGATGCCAGAGTTCAGATGAGATTCAttcaaatgtgattttaaatcAAAGTGATCCAGAGACCATCCCATCACCTGTTCAAGCTGAAGACGCAACAGGTATCATTTTACCCTCCTTAAAGATTTCTACAAAGACTGATTAAACTTGAAATGATCATTTCGATATACCTTGTCTGCTCCTTTTCAGAAACCTCCCAGCTGGCAGAGTTGGAGCAGGATGCAGAAGTTTTGCCTCAAATTGCACCCACTCCTACTGTTAGGAGCTATGGTAAATGGAACTGTTTAGCTCCTGTTCTCTTTCATTTATGTccactttgtttgtttgtgtttttttttgtttttttggagccaAACGTAAATCACCTTCAGGGGCTAACCTAGAAAGACGAACTGAAATAAAACGTCTTGGACCTTTTTATGACCAGCTTAAAGTTACAAATACAGATGTAGGGGCTCAGACGTTGCTGTCCCCTGAGTAAAACTGAAATTGAGGTCGAAAGACGGCATCTCTTAAATACTAGTTCATCTTTAAAACAAGTAAGTTTACTTTCTTCGTGAACTGGGTTTAATCATGAAAACAACAAAGGCCGgttcatttttcatttggtttcaAACATTTACAGGAAGTAGGAAAGTGGtactttctttaaacaaaagataaatgtacaaaaaaaaacctttcaatgGTTTTACTATTGGAATGGACttaaccatgtttttttttctctcctatcCAATATTTTCTCTAAAAATCAATCGTTTCTGCACAGAACCTTAACTAtagagcttttcaaaactcccaTCTCTTTTTTAGGTCTGTTTGTTGAAGCTCCAAAAGTAAATATAcatgaaacaaagaaattaaCAGTAGACCAAGTTTTCACACCAAAGCTCCAACCTGTCAAAGAACAGAGGCAGCAGGAACAAGGACCCTTTGCGGGAGCTACAGGAAAAGAAGCATTGTCCAAAAGTCTTTTCGTTGGTTcgtatagtttttattttattttcctacacttttt carries:
- the LOC101157957 gene encoding uncharacterized protein LOC101157957 isoform X2, with protein sequence MEYNFFCQVCCSKFTTVTLFKKHLFSFEHKKEMGALFQQTPFQSSGTLPCIAFVDPNLKHKMTKPVVGLSMLTLCFSTLRHSSFYLCHICEKVCSLNKILDHIFSDKHYSNYSSNTNPDDQNLSWIPNMDMKEFLFPKLKQADTTSVLQILDLPKELFEKLLFKPYSEVMATLSENLKLYNMLKDFQPRRTDILANQNDGNRKQPLVESQTASAKSPSLKNVKCKLRCQTCSDVFLMKQFLGHLSNGKHMKMLTKYFGKAQRGFGFCQKAKVYLALFTYVCDRLKRNQPTVGTSLVVTCICSQVEAEPFSLCFACQESFLQSHLSIHFESKRHLINTLLYLNPWRLPFGWQDSLDESPLRLMAREEEGEGTDVILKVFDLSYEMFCKLIPTDYRHVMNRLQVYHMPLKCEVPKKQTFSKLQQNEKFPLLGMQFLVVYNALSSDWESVQKNPLCLLCKRKLTQNEYPVHVFSWEHVMLFLNAFHPGSLNSSTVDAETLLDLAKQAGSVHHLSCVQEICLDRPIIEPCSYQKATQILASAKRKEGKGSLEPLISARMKLVPRNTQKVFDQSTVRNDKDTVEPGAVQIKKEKVEGNKEQLETDPQMSIKMCPKTEKADNQTVKVKTEVPSTDEPSKEGGESHKSSDGNDGGQIKTEESQRNKRLSNTEEKKRKSQFSGPSQGENRHEDLRGETSSKRPRLTTNIDGEVSTVMPECELKKEKTIDGDLNKVSSKLVECRCGTHKPIYLCGRCQLRVSERDIFNHMNGFDHQEMVQEVFYTDEKIFGDLSKQSFQSALETLLGLGLDYSNPPITSDPLCIEGSPYPQTSTQNNVVIEIDSAEDCDEATVSMGTQTISRTNEAQMECGEDASDLNTHSSASTVSVFTRSNSPINGSQTTTTEPDRASSKPKMTPTKLPPASSAAAISKTSSKFATATSPLERSASASKGGAFPLKVAHSPHADSSGREVTCKKSSPSNTAVKQSVMDQNKVSSKIPATSEKHRKPDPCVRTAHRTKSVEENADSVPNADERSHPNSGLSARSRHKNLHKEPLTLSPSKTSASGNQVKVGTNHLIVVSWDGKQQVYCMLCSVKLNLSGSHHLVSINHQYNYVKRKYPEWTAKHSELESKLNHTVALLAKIERDLPHSRSVQKLKVTEEVYQDLGCLPDNKAVEKVKAMVRKKDPADAASSSVCNADEVSDPCEVSSSDDVQAPQSETTGASDHDAPDLNSGSLHQLEDDQIAGKTVDREIEFQAGIFSRCQSSDEIHSNVILNQSDPETIPSPVQAEDATETSQLAELEQDAEVLPQIAPTPTVRSYGLFVEAPKVNIHETKKLTVDQVFTPKLQPVKEQRQQEQGPFAGATGKEALSKSLFVGGKACTSSNLPSYLKAGLHNSAAVIGKSCIWECQGIGLRTLFLCDCCKEKVPLRDICHHMISPDHQLRYLEREYPEYLQKFWFDEELLPKMKLDILKAVVLKLSNQEHEQRVDAQCVCLVPELHKFICNASFSEALKIVQNKEEVNRGFIQLPISVAEQEKAALKTKASYFGKTKMSQDAKAIEDGGFSSLSSSTPAVFKMPNISSAKVGGMEVDCSPLNLDPVVHNDGSPHVPQKLSGGPHPKPTPAESRLKMFDSLNVKEEEGFLTSASSPVAPTVSQSRDESVRDKNSSSRKRPADTSVNTLLTTFSQHEDSMQAAAELKPMKAKAEACSPPASKAIFAHSAPGLTSDSPKDKNLSVSPKSPKRNLEVLEKLISVLKKSSSKTVTDGQSANSISQEPKHEPVPDSKPEQRRAHTLVDRLLKDPSDDLDCNNHPDANYENNSSSVGNTLTLPVQDGCSVSQPPSDSTTNLNPGQIPESSGKPDIKSTAGCHSLIKTIITARQKAAHPVYQKLCRGKASRDHQSSVHTEVHCGAVAAPQSHAAQSQITNVTDESSLTFQTAASHAAANNQQKRGESLSHPLSSVNPANTAELVNRPLLLSTAQSFSTLAFSEGDVKEQLQLQSPKVLQQQQVNLQQHQLQQSLQQYQQMSQHQIMQQYQQQLLQKRVSQQYTFQQYQHLVPQQQISQQYQQHMQQQEKQFQLQQQMQQQQVPQQQISQQYQQHMQQQEEQFQLQQQQVPQQQLLLQYLFQQQQSCLWTGSWQSGQ